One part of the Rutidosis leptorrhynchoides isolate AG116_Rl617_1_P2 chromosome 1, CSIRO_AGI_Rlap_v1, whole genome shotgun sequence genome encodes these proteins:
- the LOC139853879 gene encoding uncharacterized protein, producing the protein MSGQVENTNRALKRILEKTVNDNPKIWQHKLDDALWAFRTAFKTPIGTTPFLIVYRKVCHLPVELEHRAYWALKNCNMDLEKAGESWMLQLNELDELRLDTYESSVLYKEKTKWWHDTRLRDKKEFAQGDKVLVFNSRFKFSPGKLKSR; encoded by the coding sequence ATGAGCGGGCAAGTGGAGAATACTAATCGTGCTCTAAAACGTATTCTTGAAAAAACGGTTAACGATAATCCGAAGATATGGCAACACaaattagatgacgcgttgtgggcttttcgaACCGCATTCAAAACGCCTATCGGAACTACACCATTTCTAATTGTCTACAGAAAAGTGTGCCATCTTCCGGTAGAGTTGGAACATAGAGCATATTGGGCGTTGAAGAATTGTAATATGGATTTAGAAAAAGCGGGTGAAAGTTGGATGTTGCAATTAAATGAGTTAGATGAATTAAGGCTAGACACATATGAGAGTTCCGTTTTATATAAAGAAAAAACAAAATGGTGGCATGATACCCGTTTAAGAGATAAGAAGGAGTTTGCTCAGGGGGATAAGGTTCTTGTTTTTAATTCGCGATTTAAGTTTTcccccggaaagttgaagtcccgttAG